DNA from Leptospira mayottensis 200901116:
CGTGGAAAGTCTATGGGCAATAATGATTACAGTTCTATTTTTGTAAAGAGACTCCAGAGCTTGCTGAACCAATCTTTCCGATTCTGTGTCAAGCGCCGAAGTCGCCTCATCCAAAATCAGAATTTCCGGATTGAGAAGTAAAGCACGAGCGATCGCGATTCTTTGTCTTTGACCACCCGAAAGCATCACTCCACGTTCCCCCACAATCGTATCAAAACCCTCTTCAAAGGAAAGGATAAATTCCATCGCAAACGCCTGATCGCAGGCAGAACAAAGTTGTTCTTCAGTCACACTTTGATTTCCGTAACAGATATTTTCACGAATCGTTCCGTTGAATAAAAAGACTTGTTGAGCCACGATTCCGATTCTTTTACGAAGATTACTCAGGTCCAATTCCCGGATATCGATACCATCGATAAAAATTTGTCCTTCCTGAGGATCGATCAATCTCGGAACGAGATCGACTAACGTGGATTTTCCGGCTCCCGATGCGCCCACCAAGGCAACGGTTTCCCCTTTTGGAATCTCCAGATTGATTTCCTGAATTGCAGGAGTTTTGGCACCCGGATACGTGAAGGTCACGTTGTTAAACGACAGCCCCTTCTCCATTTTTTTTAGGAACTTGGGACTTACGGGATTTTGAATATCCGTCTCTTGATCCAATAACTCGAACACGCGACTTCCCGCCGAAATGGCGCTTTGAATTGAATTGGAAAGCATACTCATTTGTTTGAACGGTCTCATCAAAAAGATCAGAGTCAAAAAGAACGCCATAAACATTCCGCGAGAAAATGTTCCGTCTTCCATAAGATACGCTCCGAAACTCAGAAAGATCACGGCTACGATCGAACTGAATAATTCCGTCAGAGAAGGCCCGACCTGATGATAAAAATGACCTTTGAAAGTTTTATCGGAAAGGTCCTGGTTGAATTCCCAAAAACGTTTTGCTTCTGTCTTCTCCATGGAAAAAGCACGGATCACTCTAATACCGGAAATCACTTCCTGAAGATGTCCGTTTAACGAAGAAAGACGTTCCTGTTGATTGCGGGTTGCTCTACGGATCTTGTCAGCGAACGCCGAGACCGGACCCATCACAATCGGAACTACGATGAAAACCGCGAGGAACATCTTCCAACTCAGATATAGAAGAAGAAGTAAATGTGTGACGATGTAAAAAAAATCGATGATTGCATCCTTCAAATCCGAACTAATTAGCTTACCGAGAACCTCTACATCGTTAATGATTCTACTCATTAGGATTCCCGTTTTTTCTTGTACGAAGTGATTGAGAGGAAGAGTCTGAGCCTTAGCATACAATTCCGCCCTTAGATCCCGAATCGCGAGATAACCCGCCGAATTAATGCAGTAAACCGCCGCCGCGAGAAAAGTGAGTTTTAAAAGATAGACAGGAAAAATGACAAAACAAAAAAGTAAAACAAGTTGGTCATGGCTCATATTCTTCAAGGAAGAATTTAGCTGTGTCTTCCACTCCGCAAGTCGAAGCTCAATCGACTCAGTCCTGGAGAAAGAATCTTTTTCTTGCAAACGTTGTAAAAGAGCTTTATCTTTTTTGGTCAATGAGATTTCGAAATTCGTTTTTTCTCCGGTGCCAAGAGAATCGAAAATCGGAATCAAGGAAGTAAGAGAAGCCCCATTTAAAACCGAAACGAAAAAGGAGAGTACGATTCCCAAAGTTAATCTGTATTTGTACTTGAAGGAATACTTTAGGAGCCGTTTATAGATGTTCATTGGACAGGTTTAGTCTTTTGAATACTTCACTAACCTTTTTTGCAGGAATCCTTGTTTTGTCCTTTCTTTTTTCCGATTGCGGTTTCAGGGAAGAAGACCCGGAAGAATTGATTCTTTCCATACCTTCGGACCCGATCAGTCTGGATCCGTTATTTTCTACCGATTTATCTTCCCGTACTGTTGGAAAATTTTTATATCCGTTTTTATTTCAAAAAACTCCAGAAGGTAAACCCGCATATCAACTCGTCGAATCGTTTCACTTGTCCGGTACGGGAGAAATCCGTTCTCTCAAACTCAAACTCAGGTCGCATTTTTTATCCAACGGCGAAGAATTAAAAGCGGGACAGGTTCGAGAATCTCTACTAAGACTCGTAACCACTCCCAGTCCGAGAAAAAATCAATACGAGTTTATCAAAGAAATCAACATTCTCGGCCAAAAGGAAGTTGAACTGAAAATCTCTGGAGGACTCAGACAAGCAATAGACGCCCTTTCCCTTCCCCCCGCAGGAATCGTTTGTTGTATAAACGGGGACAATAAAAAATTGGAAGCGGACTCTCTTAAAACATTAGAAAAAAATAATATAACTTCGATTCCAAAAGCAGGCAAATACCTTCTTAAAGAATGGAAAAAAAATAATTACATCCTTCTTGAAAAAAATCCTTACACAACCGAAGACCTCCCTAAAAGAATTCGACTGAGAATCTTAGCGTCAGCTTCCACCGGAATTTTTTTGTTTTCCAAGGGAAGGATGGATCTGATGCGTCTGCCAAATTTTTTACTCAAAAACCCCCATATCAAAAAAGAGAATCTCCGGTTTCGAAAAGGACAAGGGATCCAATACATCGCGATCCAAGCAAAAGAGCCTTGTTTTGACAAGAACTTTAGAAAAGCTTTAAATACAATCGTTGATACGAAATTAGTAATCCAAAAATTGTTAGAGGGGAATGCCAATTCCACATTCGGTCCGATTCCGCCCGGAAATGTATCACAAACGGAGATGCGAGAGATCATTGCTGAAAATCCAGAAATACTTTCGATACAAGCTCATTCTCCGAAGAAAGCCAAGGAATACTTGAAAAAGTCCATTTGTTATCCGGAAATACTCGAAAGAGAAATTGATTTTAGAATGCGTGGCGACGAGGAAAATAACGCGAATGGGCTGGCATTGGCGGGATTTTTAAAAGAACTCGGATTGAAAATAAAAATCCGACCGATGGAAAAAGCGATCCTTTATAAGGAAAACGCGGAAGAGAAAGGTGATCTAACGTTGCTTTTTTGGTACGCGGATTTACCCGGAGCTTGGCACTTTATCGATCCATTGTTTTCGGGAAAAGATAAAGGCAACGGAGGAAATCGAGCGCACTACGAAAATCAGGAACTTGAAGTTATATTCTCAAGAGCAAGGAATTCAGATTCCTTGAATTCGGAAACGACCAAAGCCTTACAAATTCTTTTGAGAGAATATCCTTGGATTTTTCTTTGGTCACCGCATGAGACTTTTCTAATATCCGAAAAAGCGAAACGTTATTCTAGTTTGGAGGATTATCTGTAACTTCCGGAAGTTCAAGTTCGACAGAATCCGCGTCATTTTCTTCCTCTTGAGGAAGAACCGTTTTTTCAGTTGTAGCCGTTTCCAATTCTTGTGTGGAATTTTCCGAAGTTGTAGCGGTAGGAGCGGAAGGTTGTTCCCCGATGTAATAATATTGACCGTACAAGGGATACAAACAAGGAACGGACGAATGCAGCAGCAAACCGGTCTCTCCGCATACATCGACTTTCACAAAATCGCCGTTAAACGGTTTGACGAGCGTTTCTGAAAATCCGATGTTTTTTGCTATATAGTTCACATAACGAAACCAGATATTTCCGCTGATTCCAGAACCTGAACCTTCGAACGGAGCGCCCACGTCGTTACCGATCCAGACTGTCGTAACTAAATCGGGATTCACGCCCGCAAACCAAGCGTCTCTTACTCCCTTACGGGATCCCCATTTTTTACGGGCTTCTTTCGGAGACTGAACTGTTCCCGTTTTACCGCCCATAGGAAAAAAGTCTTCGTCTTTCAATTTGAGTTTCATCGTTCCTTGTTCGCTTAATACCGCTTCCAAAAGATTGATCGTTTCCGCACAGGCAACCGGATCTAAAATCTGAATCGCTTCATTCGGATCTTTCAAAGGTGTGGAAAACATTTCACTTCCTTCAAAATCCGCAATTCTTAGGATTTGAATGGGAGTAACTTTTTTTCCCCCATTTGCAATCGTCGCATAAATCAAAGCAAGCTCCATCGGCGACAGTTCTCCCGAACCGAGAGCCAAAGAAAGATTCGGCTGGAATCTTTTTTCAAGAGTTGCCTTGTCCACATCCAAGATCATCGAAATTTTTTCCAAAAAGTCGTTCACACCGAATTCGTTTAACAATTTCACGGCGATCGTATTGACCGATTGTGCAAACGCGATCCTGGCAGTGATCTCCCCTTTATAACCTTTGTACCAATTTTTCGGAGAATAACCTCGGATGTTAATTTCCTCATCCACAACCGTGGACGAAGGAGTAATAATCCTGTTTTCAAACGCGATTGCGTAGACCAAAGCCTTGATTGTAGAACCGGGTTGTCTGAGCGCAGAGACCGCTCGATTGAGTCTAAATATATTAGAGATTTTGTAACTACCAACCATGGCCTCGATATAACCGTTTCCGGGATTGATCGAGATCAAAGATCCGTTCATGTTGTCTATGATGGATTGTTGGATTCTTACCTCTTCCGAATTACCTTTTTTCACGTAGGCGGCTTTTACATCGTTCAGTTTTTTACGGACGGATTCGATTCCTTCTCTTAAAGATTTTTCGGCGGCATCTTGTTTATCGTAGTCGAGAGTTGTATAAACATTCATTCCTCTGGTTTCGATATCGATTTCTGAAAACGTATCCAAGATACGCTGGCGGATTCCGTAATTAAAATCGGGGGCGAGATTGACCGTAAAGTCCTTATCAAAACCGTATCTAGCGATATCGGAAGAGTAAAATTCCTTCTCTCCGTCTTTTGTAAGTTCCACATTGTAAAAGGTTCTGAATTTTTTTAGATTTGCATCGATCTTTTTGGAGAAATTCCTTTCAATGTTGGAAGGATTAGGGTGCAAATGTTGATTTTCGGACATAGGAGTAAGAACTAACTTTTGTCTTTTGAGAGCGGTCTTTAAACTTCGAACCGGATTGTAATTGGAAGGTGCTGGAATAATCCCAACGAGCATAGCCGCTTCCTCCGGAGTAAGTTCCGCGGCGGCCTTATTGAAATAGTAACGGCTAGCTTCCTCCACTCCGGTATTTCCCTCACCTAAGAAAATCCGATTGAGATACATGGAAAGAATCGTATTCTTGTCAAACTGGCTTTCAAGATAAAAGGTACAATAGAATTCCGTAATTTTATTAAAGATATTTCTCGCTCCCAAATCCAAGGTCAGTTTTGCGAGCTGTTGAGTGATCGTTGACCCGCCCTGTTTTTGAAAGGTGGTGAGATTGATGATAACTGCCCGTAAAAGCGCAGTGTAATTGATTCCGTGATGATTGTAAAATTCCCTATCTTCGGAAGAAAGAAGCGCCCAAATGACGTTCCCGTGTTCCGCAAGGTTGTCGGTGCGGATTGGTTTAAACTTTCTTCTCGAAAATTCTCCAATTAACTTTCCGTTTCGATCCAAAATTCGGATAGGACGAATCTGACTGATTTCGTAATAATTTGTGACTTCGTCTTTGAACTTATCCAAATTGGAAACGATTTCGTCCTTTTTGGTCAACCAGACTACGTAAGAACCGCCGATCAAAAAAGAAGCGAACGCGATGACCGCAATGATCACATAACGGAACACAAATCTCCAATACGCTTTTACGAAAAGGAAAAAGCCTACAAAACCTTCCTTGAGTATATTAAAAATGGAGAATATTTTTTCATTGCCAAATGTCATCGCCTGTCCTAAAGTCCAATATTCTACTAGAGAGACTATCTCAAAAAGAAACTTTCATCCCTTCACACTATGTTCTGAAACAACGAAAAGATTTTTGAGACGAAGTCTTATAAGAGGACCCGAAATCGAAATTATCACGACTTACTAAATTTCTTTTTGGAAACGGTTACTTACCTTTTCAGACCTCAGAGAAAGACAATAGAAACGACCGTATCTTTGTAAAGTATTAGAAATTTTCCGAAATAGAATTCCGGTCAAAACTTAGGAACCCGCCGTGAAATTTAAAACCACCGGTTGTCAATCGAAAATTACTGAAGCGGTTTGCGCAACTCCCACAAGACGAATTTATTAGAATCTACATAATAAAGAGATAAATTTCCCATTTAGATACAAAAATTCTGGGTACTTGTATATAGTTGTTCTCAGTAAAAACTCCAGAATTCGAATTTCTATAAGAAATTGTCTAATGACATAGATTTTTTAAATTGCGGAAGATTTCTCTTAGAAGCAAATATTCGGTTTTGCTCTCAAGATTCGAATAAAAGTTTGTCCCCAATCCTTAAAAGAAATCAGTTATAATCATTCAGTAAGTTCGTAATAAAATATAGGAGTTCCCACAGATTACGTCCCTATAGATGCTTTCGAATAGATTTTATTGTTGTTCAATTCTTGTTGGAGTTCCTACATTCTGAGATTTTAAAAACGAACTCTTAATAGAGTTTAGCGGATTTTTGAAATAACAAAAGATGTCTTATCAGGTAGTTTACCATTCGTGTCAAAAATTACTTGAAGTTAGGATCCCGAAAAGAGTTTAAAGTAAGGGAACAAATTTCACTTCACACTTAGATTCAAAAGACCAATCGTTCCAATTCCTTTTTGCGGTTATTAAAAATTGTTTTTTCTTTCCCATAGGAAAAATAAAAACTCCTCCCGGGACTAGAGAGTGAAAGTAGGAACTCTCCACGCCGGGAAGATCGGGAAGAGCAGCGCAGGAAATCATCTTATCAAATTGAAGTTCGGGTTTGAGAATTTGAGTCGCATTTCCGCTAACGAAATGATTTGTTCGAGTGCAACCCTGATTCCAAAGTTCCAAATTTTGAACCGCGATTTTATGAAGAGATTCAAAGAATTCAACAGAAAATAACTTTGCCCCAAGAAAAATTAAAACGGCGCTTTGATAACCTGAGCCGGTACCGATTTCAAAAATTCGATCGCCTTTTCGAATTTCAAGAAGTAGAGACATCCATGCAACCATGAACGGTTGTGAAATCGTTTGATGATATCCGATTGGTAAAGGTTTGTCGTCATACGCTTGCGAAACGTAAGTATCAGGAACAAAACATTCTCTTGGAATCGAACGCATCGCTGAGAGAACTTCTTTATTGCGAATTCCTCGAGAAACGATTTGGAAATCGACCATATTCTTTCTCTCTTTTTCACGAAGGATCGGATTACAAATCTTAGATGAAAAAGACATTGATCTCTCCCTAACGATGATCCGTGGAGAATGAGTAGCTTCCGATCTTTTTCGTTGACAGTGAAGGCTGTTTTTCTATCCTGTTCATGGGTTCGGCCTTGTAGCTCAGTCGGTAGAGCAGAGGACTGAAAATCCTTGTGTCGGGAGTTCGATTCTCTCCGAGGCCAGAACTCATTAGCTTTTTTACCGGGCTGTTTTTCTTTCTTCCCCTAACTTCCAAAGTTCCGCAAAAACGATTTCGTCGATCACCTTACAAAGTTCCGGTTTATACAATTTTTTAACTGGAGGTTTCGGATAGATATGAATTTCGTCCGTGTCGGGAATGTAAGTCATCATCTTTTGAATCTGATCTTCGCCTTCCACTTCGTACATTGTATAAGACATTCCTTTGGAGGGAATAACTTGTTCCGTTTCTAAATATTTCATTCTATTCCTAAACCTTTTGTGTTTACGCTCTTTCGAATACGAAAGAATTTCTTGCTGGATATTTCTTATAGGCTAATCAAATTCAACGTATTTGTAAAGTAAAAGAACGTGGAAAAGTCTTTCATCTTGCTCAGAGGTCTACCGGGAACCGGTAAAAGTACACTCGCCAAACTCTTATCCGAAAATGGAAGATATCCCATTTTCAACGTAGACGACTACTTTACGGATCCAAAAACGAAAGAATACAATTTCGATTATAAGAAGAACCACCTCGCATACAAATACTGCGAGGAACGAGTTCGTAAAGAAGCGGAAAACGGGACCTCGAAAATTTTCTTGGATAATACGTTTACTCTTTCTTGGGAAATGAAGCCCTACTTTCAAATCGCATCCCAATTCGGATATACGGTTTTCGTAGTCACCGTGGAAAACTATCATAACGGAAAAAATACTCACTTTATCGACGATGAATCTTTGAAAAAGATGGCCTCAAAATACCAAGTTCGTCTTTTACCCGAAAATCTTTTAGAATGAATATTTTTATGGTTCTATGTCTCTTATACGTCCATTTACATAATCTACCATTTTTTAGTGATTTCAAAATTTCTCATAAACTATTAAGAGAAATCATTCAACAAGTTTCCAACAAAACGCAGTAATTCTTACAGATTACGTCTCTTAGAGTAAGTTTATAAGCTTTCAAACGGTCTTTTTTATTATTCGATTCCCATACTAGATTCTAAAATTTTAAGACAAGCTTTTGATAAATTAACGGACTTCTTTGCTTTGATGTAGGGGAAACTTACTGAATCTTATCGAGAACTATATAACAAGGTTTCTGCATCTAAACGGGGAATTTGTCTCAAAATTCATGGTACCCTATTGTAGAAATCAGGTTTGACAAGAATCCTACACAGATTTCAGAGAAAACCAAATCGGACCTGTATTTTCTAAAATATTCTGACACAATGAGCATTGGATCTTCGAGGCACAAAATCAAATAACGCGGATATAAAAGAAAATTCAATTCCGAACTCTTTTTTCTTCCCTTTCTTTTTCAAAAGGAATGATTTTATTCCTGTAAAACTATCGATTCTATAATTTGAGAATTCATATAATAAATTTTATATTTACCGAATTACAATTCATTCTATACAAGACGTCTATACTTTGTATTGAGTAAGGATTTGATGATGAGTTCAATGAATGGTACAAAACTGAAAAATCGAGATTTAGATGTCATAAATTCTCCGGAACAAAGGAAACACATTATTGAAAAACATTTATTAAAGCAAAGTTTGAATATAAAAGGAAACCCAGATGGGGAAACTGCGACCATTCAGAAATACGTGGATGACGGAGAAAAAATCGTAGTGGAGTTATCGAACAAAAAGGAATTTCCGGAAAACGAGGAAATCGTTTTGTATCGAATTCTCGCTAAATACGTTCAATTGGAATGTAGCTTTTTGAAAAAGCTCAATTCAAAACTTGTAGAATTCAATGTAAACAAAATTTCGATTGCCAAATCCAACCGCGCATTTCCGCGTTATGTTATCCCGGACGACGCGGTACACGTCACGAATATCAATTCTTCCAAAACCGTCATCGATGCGTCTTTGTTTAACATTCCCACTTTGGTTAAGGTCAGTTTTGAAGATTACAAAACGAAATTAAAGCCGGATAATCTTGGCCTGATTGAAATAGACGTTTTCAAATCCGATCAGAGCGATAAATTCGAATTGGTCAAACGAAACAAAAAATACATCCACATTGAAAACACTTCTCTGGAGGAATCCTATAAGTCCAAGGACGAAAACCAAATCAGCGTGGAAGACGATATTCACGAGGAAATCGGTTCTCTGATGAAGAAATACAAGGACGAGAAAATTATTTCAGAAATCATATATCCCGTTATTTATATCAATCACTCTAGACAATCCATCCCTCTCGGTTATATTTGGGTCAGAAACAAGGAGAGAATTCTCGGTAAAGACACAATCCAAAAATTAGCCGAACTTTCTAAAGAAATGGTCGCTCGAATTAAAGAGTCCAACACCGTTTTAACCACGGAAAAATTTCAGGTTATCGACATTTCCAATAACGGTACCTGTATTAAAATCACGGATCCTCATTTGATCCAAACTCTCCCCAAACACACAGGATTCGTTTTTGACATTTACATTCGTATGCAAGGATATTTTAAAGTTTTCGGAGCGATTCGTTGGGTTTCTTACGACGAAGTCGGTAACCTGATTTTGGGTCTGGAACTGGTAGGTAAATCCTCTTTTCCTGGAGAAAGAGAAAAGTTTTATAGAAACATTGAACTTTTAGGTCAGGGACAGTTTACTGGTTTGAAAACCAACACGATTTGATTGTTTTCATTTTTAAGTATAGTATGATTTTTGAATTCGTTCAGCATCTGTAAAAATTTAGAGCCCATCTCAAGACCTCTGAATTTTTTCGATACGAGTTTGTTTCCGGATGGATTGAACGTGAATTCGATTTAAGAAAGTTAGATTTTTTTTAAACGCGAGAGTTCCCACATTTTAGAGACATAAAACAAAATTTGCACGGAAAAATGCAGTCTCGCAGAATTTTTATTCCTGAGTTTATTTTTGCTGTCGATTTCTGGCGACCTGATTCGATAGAACCATTCCGGTAAAATGCGGGAATTCCCACGAAGTTTGAAATCCTTACAAATGGAAACAAAACTTAAAAAACCCGATCTCAAACCCTTGCTAGTCTACCTTCCAACATCTCTATGATTTCATTTACATTCTTCTTGTTGATTACAACTTCGTAAGCGGCCGCAAGAACCGGCGTGTTTTCTGTAGTTATTTTCATCAAATTCGGCATTACTTTAAGACCGTAGAATCCGTTCGACATCCTTTCCGAAGGAGAACCGTAAGCGATATCGTATCCCGTCTTTCTATCTTTTGCATCCGTTCCGAAACAAGATAGCATAAAGTCGGTTAAACCGGAAAGACCTAAAAAAGTCTCGGATTGTCCACCCATCTTGGTGCCGATCGAAGTCATCTCCGTAAAAAAACGATTGGATAAATGAAAGAGAGAATTATCCACATTACCGCCGAAAGTCTGTGTGAAATACCCTTCCACAATTCCCATTGCAAGCGCGTAGATCGTTTTCAGAGCGCCTCCCAATTGGACGCCTTTGACGTCGGTCGGAATTCTCGCTGGTCTTGGAAAGATATAACCATTGGTAAAAAGTTTTTGAACTCTTGAAATGAGAGTCGCATTCGATGCCGCTATCTCGAAACCGGAGATTTTTCTCTCCATAATTTGATCCGGATAACAAGCTCCCGCAATTACACCGAGGCGATCGTCTTCCAAACCAAATGCGTTCTGTACTTCGTCGAGAATCAAACCAGCACTCGTAAAACCTTTGATCACGTTGAAAAAAGGGGCCTTGTTCCTATTTAAGTAAGGTTGAATTTCCGGATAGACATTGATAAGCTCCCAAGGATTGGTTCCTTGAATAAATAAGGTAGCGGTCTTTAAAACATCCGGATCGGAAGTAAAAACCAAATTCGGAGGAAGTTTATAAAGAGGGTAGTATTTCAGTTCTCTTCTTTCTGTATTACATTGTTCCGTGTATGCCTGATCCGGATGATAGAGATAAACCATAATATCCTTGTTTGCAAGAAGAGTGGCGACGGCAATCGACATACTACTTGAGCCGATCACGACGATTTTTTCTTCCGGCTCGTTTGGAACTTTGATGAGAATATTTTTACCGGAAACGTTTCCCTTGTAGAGATTTCTATAAGTTCCGTGTTGGTGTTTGTTCAGATTGGAACCCACGAGAAGAGCAAGGTTATCGATCAAGAATTGTTTTTTGTCTCCGTGTTCCGGAAATTGAAGTTGTTCCACTTCTTTAGGAAAAGATTCCATTTGCTTACGGGAAAGCTCTCCGACTAACACAGGTTTACCGATCACAAGCTTTCCGTTCACCTGGTTGAAAAGAAGACTTGTCGTTGGGAGAATCTTATCAGTCTTTTCAAGAGAAATGGGAATAATGACCTTGTTGGCAACGTAATGATAAACGGTTTCCACGAAAGGCATTAATCTTCCGTCCCTAGAACGGGTTCCTTCCGGGAAAATGGCGACG
Protein-coding regions in this window:
- a CDS encoding 1-acyl-sn-glycerol-3-phosphate acyltransferase, with product MAEKESSVGKWQKEFFENIHLFKRSGMTEEEAKKILQKFLHLSSVTPMPPVMEVFKEPNLLETVGVYTSPEQRSREFMMEFLSPIMKQFTVEGVDNLKAIKPLIGKYPITLISNHLSHLDAPAIFHQLYNCSPEGKSIAEQLVFIAGRLAYEPDFTRLGLYMFGTLLVCSKRDMADNPSLSDVMTKINMRAFRHSQKLQSEGKIVAIFPEGTRSRDGRLMPFVETVYHYVANKVIIPISLEKTDKILPTTSLLFNQVNGKLVIGKPVLVGELSRKQMESFPKEVEQLQFPEHGDKKQFLIDNLALLVGSNLNKHQHGTYRNLYKGNVSGKNILIKVPNEPEEKIVVIGSSSMSIAVATLLANKDIMVYLYHPDQAYTEQCNTERRELKYYPLYKLPPNLVFTSDPDVLKTATLFIQGTNPWELINVYPEIQPYLNRNKAPFFNVIKGFTSAGLILDEVQNAFGLEDDRLGVIAGACYPDQIMERKISGFEIAASNATLISRVQKLFTNGYIFPRPARIPTDVKGVQLGGALKTIYALAMGIVEGYFTQTFGGNVDNSLFHLSNRFFTEMTSIGTKMGGQSETFLGLSGLTDFMLSCFGTDAKDRKTGYDIAYGSPSERMSNGFYGLKVMPNLMKITTENTPVLAAAYEVVINKKNVNEIIEMLEGRLARV
- a CDS encoding protein-L-isoaspartate O-methyltransferase family protein gives rise to the protein MSFSSKICNPILREKERKNMVDFQIVSRGIRNKEVLSAMRSIPRECFVPDTYVSQAYDDKPLPIGYHQTISQPFMVAWMSLLLEIRKGDRIFEIGTGSGYQSAVLIFLGAKLFSVEFFESLHKIAVQNLELWNQGCTRTNHFVSGNATQILKPELQFDKMISCAALPDLPGVESSYFHSLVPGGVFIFPMGKKKQFLITAKRNWNDWSFESKCEVKFVPLL
- a CDS encoding ABC transporter substrate-binding protein — protein: MDRFSLLNTSLTFFAGILVLSFLFSDCGFREEDPEELILSIPSDPISLDPLFSTDLSSRTVGKFLYPFLFQKTPEGKPAYQLVESFHLSGTGEIRSLKLKLRSHFLSNGEELKAGQVRESLLRLVTTPSPRKNQYEFIKEINILGQKEVELKISGGLRQAIDALSLPPAGIVCCINGDNKKLEADSLKTLEKNNITSIPKAGKYLLKEWKKNNYILLEKNPYTTEDLPKRIRLRILASASTGIFLFSKGRMDLMRLPNFLLKNPHIKKENLRFRKGQGIQYIAIQAKEPCFDKNFRKALNTIVDTKLVIQKLLEGNANSTFGPIPPGNVSQTEMREIIAENPEILSIQAHSPKKAKEYLKKSICYPEILEREIDFRMRGDEENNANGLALAGFLKELGLKIKIRPMEKAILYKENAEEKGDLTLLFWYADLPGAWHFIDPLFSGKDKGNGGNRAHYENQELEVIFSRARNSDSLNSETTKALQILLREYPWIFLWSPHETFLISEKAKRYSSLEDYL
- a CDS encoding AAA family ATPase; this encodes MLRGLPGTGKSTLAKLLSENGRYPIFNVDDYFTDPKTKEYNFDYKKNHLAYKYCEERVRKEAENGTSKIFLDNTFTLSWEMKPYFQIASQFGYTVFVVTVENYHNGKNTHFIDDESLKKMASKYQVRLLPENLLE
- a CDS encoding ABC transporter ATP-binding protein yields the protein MNIYKRLLKYSFKYKYRLTLGIVLSFFVSVLNGASLTSLIPIFDSLGTGEKTNFEISLTKKDKALLQRLQEKDSFSRTESIELRLAEWKTQLNSSLKNMSHDQLVLLFCFVIFPVYLLKLTFLAAAVYCINSAGYLAIRDLRAELYAKAQTLPLNHFVQEKTGILMSRIINDVEVLGKLISSDLKDAIIDFFYIVTHLLLLLYLSWKMFLAVFIVVPIVMGPVSAFADKIRRATRNQQERLSSLNGHLQEVISGIRVIRAFSMEKTEAKRFWEFNQDLSDKTFKGHFYHQVGPSLTELFSSIVAVIFLSFGAYLMEDGTFSRGMFMAFFLTLIFLMRPFKQMSMLSNSIQSAISAGSRVFELLDQETDIQNPVSPKFLKKMEKGLSFNNVTFTYPGAKTPAIQEINLEIPKGETVALVGASGAGKSTLVDLVPRLIDPQEGQIFIDGIDIRELDLSNLRKRIGIVAQQVFLFNGTIRENICYGNQSVTEEQLCSACDQAFAMEFILSFEEGFDTIVGERGVMLSGGQRQRIAIARALLLNPEILILDEATSALDTESERLVQQALESLYKNRTVIIIAHRLSTVQIANTIFAMEDGRIVESGTHAELIQLDGKYKKLYDIQFVESSESV
- a CDS encoding DUF1577 domain-containing protein → MSSMNGTKLKNRDLDVINSPEQRKHIIEKHLLKQSLNIKGNPDGETATIQKYVDDGEKIVVELSNKKEFPENEEIVLYRILAKYVQLECSFLKKLNSKLVEFNVNKISIAKSNRAFPRYVIPDDAVHVTNINSSKTVIDASLFNIPTLVKVSFEDYKTKLKPDNLGLIEIDVFKSDQSDKFELVKRNKKYIHIENTSLEESYKSKDENQISVEDDIHEEIGSLMKKYKDEKIISEIIYPVIYINHSRQSIPLGYIWVRNKERILGKDTIQKLAELSKEMVARIKESNTVLTTEKFQVIDISNNGTCIKITDPHLIQTLPKHTGFVFDIYIRMQGYFKVFGAIRWVSYDEVGNLILGLELVGKSSFPGEREKFYRNIELLGQGQFTGLKTNTI
- a CDS encoding transglycosylase domain-containing protein, encoding MTFGNEKIFSIFNILKEGFVGFFLFVKAYWRFVFRYVIIAVIAFASFLIGGSYVVWLTKKDEIVSNLDKFKDEVTNYYEISQIRPIRILDRNGKLIGEFSRRKFKPIRTDNLAEHGNVIWALLSSEDREFYNHHGINYTALLRAVIINLTTFQKQGGSTITQQLAKLTLDLGARNIFNKITEFYCTFYLESQFDKNTILSMYLNRIFLGEGNTGVEEASRYYFNKAAAELTPEEAAMLVGIIPAPSNYNPVRSLKTALKRQKLVLTPMSENQHLHPNPSNIERNFSKKIDANLKKFRTFYNVELTKDGEKEFYSSDIARYGFDKDFTVNLAPDFNYGIRQRILDTFSEIDIETRGMNVYTTLDYDKQDAAEKSLREGIESVRKKLNDVKAAYVKKGNSEEVRIQQSIIDNMNGSLISINPGNGYIEAMVGSYKISNIFRLNRAVSALRQPGSTIKALVYAIAFENRIITPSSTVVDEEINIRGYSPKNWYKGYKGEITARIAFAQSVNTIAVKLLNEFGVNDFLEKISMILDVDKATLEKRFQPNLSLALGSGELSPMELALIYATIANGGKKVTPIQILRIADFEGSEMFSTPLKDPNEAIQILDPVACAETINLLEAVLSEQGTMKLKLKDEDFFPMGGKTGTVQSPKEARKKWGSRKGVRDAWFAGVNPDLVTTVWIGNDVGAPFEGSGSGISGNIWFRYVNYIAKNIGFSETLVKPFNGDFVKVDVCGETGLLLHSSVPCLYPLYGQYYYIGEQPSAPTATTSENSTQELETATTEKTVLPQEEENDADSVELELPEVTDNPPN